Proteins encoded within one genomic window of Alosa alosa isolate M-15738 ecotype Scorff River chromosome 24, AALO_Geno_1.1, whole genome shotgun sequence:
- the foxd5 gene encoding forkhead box protein D5, producing the protein MTFFKDCEGIHQEDCEVDVVGEEDSDQHLDNASDQDACGADQESCVLDTSGESEGDQSTEAPSPGRQTGGAIKPPYSYIALITMAILQSPTKKLTLSAICDFISNKFPYYKEKFPAWQNSIRHNLSLNDCFIKIPREPGNPGKGNYWSLDPASQDMFDNGSFLRRRKRFKRNLPEYVKDRIFFYRDHDSYHGRPYFVPNHFPRQTCPLGYVPAHENVLFPSPYFHQNISNCKLPELNQFQVKHYVIPTAKLRPQCEKKKGAFSIDHIMGSTPAPLTNWGFQNSPISVSAVPTVASALRTFHPPSLIRALPL; encoded by the coding sequence ATGACTTTTTTCAAGGACTGTGAAGGAATTCATCAAGAGGACTGCGAAGTTGACGTGGTTGGAGAGGAGGACTCAGACCAGCATTTGGATAATGCTTCGGACCAAGACGCTTGCGGTGCCGACCAAGAGTCCTGCGTACTGGACACATCCGGCGAGAGTGAGGGCGACCAAAGCACGGAGGCTCCCTCGCCTGGTAGACAGACGGGCGGTGCAATCAAACCTCCCTACTCATACATCGCTCTCATCACTATGGCCATTCTCCAAAGTCCGACGAAGAAGCTGACCCTCAGTGCAATCTGTGACTTCATCAGCAACAAGTTTCCGTATTACAAGGAAAAGTTTCCTGCTTGGCAAAACTCAATCAGACATAATTTGTCCCTCAACGACTGTTTCATCAAGATACCCAGGGAACCTGGAAATCCGGGTAAGGGCAATTATTGGTCATTGGATCCAGCATCACAGGACATGTTTGACAACGGCAGCTTTCTTCGTCGGAGGAAAAGATTTAAAAGGAACCTGCCGGAATATGTTAAGGACCGTATTTTCTTCTATCGAGATCATGATTCTTATCATGGGagaccttattttgtgcctaaCCATTTTCCAAGACAGACATGTCCCCTAGGATACGTGCCTGCTCATGAGAACGTCTTATTCCCTTCTCCATATTTCCATCAGAACATCAGCAATTGCAAACTGCCGGAACTAAACCAATTTCAAGTGAAACATTATGTCATCCCAACAGCGAAACTTCGACCTCAGtgcgaaaaaaaaaagggtGCCTTCAGCATTGACCACATCATGGGCAGCACACCTGCGCCCTTGACAAACTGGGGGTTTCAGAACTCGCCCATTTCCGTCTCTGCTGTTCCAACTGTTGCATCCGCGCTGAGGACTTTCCACCCACCTTCCTTAATAAGAGCGTTGCCGTTGTAA